The following proteins are encoded in a genomic region of Desulfosporosinus youngiae DSM 17734:
- a CDS encoding fumarylacetoacetate hydrolase family protein: MEIVESNKPWIGEGIRNIYCVGRNYVQHAQELNNAVPDVPLLFTKPTHSLAEANGHEIIFPGDRGEIQYEAELVFHIGRGYEPGIKLDDLVDQIAIGIDFTLRDVQTELKGKGYPWLLAKGFINSAVITPWQSFAGLNALMELDFSLDRNGQEVQRDNMKNMIFDLPTVVGYTAMHLGLGQGDIIFTGTPAGVGPVSDGDSFTCKLADNVLGSCIIKLSK, from the coding sequence GTGGAAATAGTTGAAAGTAATAAACCCTGGATTGGCGAGGGCATCAGAAACATTTATTGTGTAGGTCGAAATTACGTTCAACACGCACAAGAACTCAACAACGCAGTTCCAGACGTTCCGTTATTGTTTACAAAGCCGACACATTCTTTAGCTGAGGCCAACGGTCATGAGATAATCTTCCCAGGAGACCGTGGAGAAATCCAATATGAAGCAGAACTTGTATTCCATATTGGCAGAGGATATGAACCTGGGATTAAGCTTGATGATCTTGTCGATCAAATAGCTATAGGTATTGATTTTACATTACGTGATGTTCAAACAGAATTAAAAGGAAAAGGCTATCCTTGGTTACTTGCCAAAGGGTTTATCAACTCTGCTGTAATAACGCCCTGGCAGTCGTTTGCAGGGCTTAATGCATTAATGGAACTTGACTTTTCTTTGGACAGAAATGGTCAAGAGGTTCAACGGGACAATATGAAAAACATGATCTTCGACTTACCGACGGTCGTTGGATATACTGCGATGCACCTGGGCCTTGGTCAAGGGGATATTATTTTCACAGGCACTCCTGCTGGTGTCGGACCAGTCTCAGACGGAGATAGTTTCACCTGCAAATTGGCGGACAATGTTTTAGGGAGTTGCATTATAAAACTTTCAAAATAA
- a CDS encoding ATP-binding protein: MPKEEEIKELKQRVAGLERENRQLQREIEQIKAVEQELAAANEEMINILESISDAFLSINRQWVITYANKAMIKALKANGNNSNIIGTNFWEAYMYGNEEIKDACLSSMNDRQSSRFETYAPIIGYWADCSIYPTDNGIAAFFRNIDERKKNEKIIKKEHHRLYALFDSFPGLICLQEENFMIRFANKSFQAKFGPCEGQPCFKAIVGLTLPCPDCYTPYLLHNPTALWNELALEDRTYEVYTRPFIDADGTTLILKVLIDVTDRKRADRELARLERLNMVGEMAAGIAHEVRNPLTTVRGFLQLLDSKDNTKHNHDYYELMIQELDRANMIMTDFLCLAKEKSAGFTQINIKAIVESLAPLLSADALNQDKEISLELEEVPDFQGNESELRQLLLNLARNGFEAMKVGSTLTIQTLAWEDYVILKVCDQGDGVDPMIFEKLGTPFLTTKERGTGLGLAICQRIAARHNAVLNFESTPTGTTVTVKFACKDYSKLIVQ; the protein is encoded by the coding sequence ATGCCTAAAGAGGAAGAGATCAAAGAGTTAAAACAAAGAGTTGCTGGTCTTGAGAGAGAAAACAGACAACTACAAAGAGAGATTGAACAAATAAAAGCCGTTGAACAAGAATTAGCCGCAGCAAATGAAGAGATGATAAACATTCTGGAAAGTATTAGCGACGCTTTCCTTAGCATAAACCGGCAGTGGGTAATAACCTATGCTAATAAAGCAATGATTAAAGCACTTAAAGCCAATGGGAATAATTCTAATATAATAGGAACCAACTTTTGGGAAGCATATATGTATGGTAATGAAGAGATAAAAGACGCTTGCCTGAGCTCAATGAATGACAGGCAGTCATCAAGATTTGAAACCTACGCGCCAATAATAGGGTATTGGGCGGATTGCAGTATTTATCCAACCGATAACGGAATCGCAGCATTTTTCCGCAATATAGATGAACGAAAGAAAAACGAAAAGATTATTAAAAAGGAGCATCACCGGCTGTATGCATTATTTGATAGCTTTCCCGGCCTGATCTGTCTTCAGGAAGAGAACTTCATGATACGCTTTGCTAATAAGAGTTTTCAAGCAAAGTTTGGTCCTTGTGAAGGCCAACCTTGTTTTAAGGCTATCGTAGGCTTGACGTTACCGTGCCCGGATTGCTATACTCCATATCTTCTTCACAACCCTACGGCTCTGTGGAATGAATTAGCCCTTGAGGACCGGACCTATGAAGTATATACCCGGCCCTTTATCGACGCTGATGGAACGACGTTAATTCTCAAAGTATTGATTGATGTAACGGATAGAAAGAGGGCTGACCGGGAATTAGCGCGTTTGGAGAGGTTAAATATGGTAGGGGAAATGGCAGCAGGTATCGCTCACGAGGTAAGAAATCCACTGACTACCGTTCGTGGTTTTCTGCAGCTGCTCGATTCTAAGGACAATACTAAACATAATCATGATTATTATGAGTTAATGATTCAAGAATTGGATAGAGCAAATATGATTATGACGGATTTTCTGTGTCTCGCTAAAGAAAAATCGGCTGGCTTCACACAAATTAATATAAAGGCTATAGTAGAATCTCTTGCCCCCCTCTTATCAGCGGATGCTCTTAATCAAGATAAAGAAATCAGCCTTGAACTTGAGGAAGTTCCGGATTTTCAGGGGAATGAAAGTGAACTTCGGCAGCTGCTCCTCAACTTGGCCAGAAATGGATTTGAAGCGATGAAAGTGGGTTCGACTCTCACCATTCAAACGTTAGCTTGGGAGGATTATGTAATACTTAAAGTATGTGATCAGGGTGATGGTGTAGATCCCATGATATTTGAAAAGCTGGGCACTCCGTTCCTGACAACAAAGGAGCGGGGAACTGGATTAGGGCTGGCAATTTGTCAGAGAATCGCTGCACGGCATAATGCAGTCCTGAATTTTGAATCGACTCCTACGGGAACTACAGTTACAGTCAAATTTGCCTGTAAAGATTATTCTAAGTTGATTGTTCAATAG
- a CDS encoding DUF1992 domain-containing protein: MKDIFSVLTERRIQEAMARGDFDNLSGAGKPLKIEGLFFLPRKLRAAYIVLKNSGYLD, from the coding sequence ATGAAGGATATCTTTAGTGTTCTTACTGAACGGAGAATTCAAGAGGCTATGGCCAGGGGGGATTTTGATAACCTTTCTGGTGCAGGAAAACCTTTAAAGATCGAGGGGCTTTTCTTTCTGCCCCGTAAACTTAGAGCTGCATACATTGTCCTGAAAAACTCCGGCTACCTGGATTAA
- a CDS encoding HDIG domain-containing metalloprotein — protein sequence MQTFMEFDAHLMSDKKPSDYFNKLSKTGIFEEKYPYTLLGDLIKVPQSPKHHPEGSVWNHTMLVIDNAAERKHLSQNPKVLMWSALLHDLGKASATKITKGRITSYDHDKIGERLAGKFLKEFTRDQEFIRRVEKLVRWHMQILFVTKGLPFADIRRMASEVSLDEVALLGLCDRLGRGNMTLDKKLVEEKSIISFLEKCQTYLQEKGIAT from the coding sequence ATGCAGACGTTTATGGAATTCGATGCTCATTTAATGAGTGACAAAAAACCTTCAGACTACTTTAATAAGTTAAGTAAAACAGGAATTTTTGAAGAAAAATATCCTTATACATTACTGGGCGACTTAATAAAAGTACCCCAATCTCCGAAGCATCATCCGGAAGGCAGTGTTTGGAACCATACCATGTTAGTTATCGATAATGCGGCGGAAAGGAAACATCTTAGCCAAAATCCTAAGGTACTGATGTGGTCTGCTTTGCTCCACGATTTGGGTAAAGCGTCTGCAACGAAGATAACTAAGGGAAGAATAACATCATACGACCATGATAAAATAGGAGAGAGGCTTGCCGGTAAATTTCTAAAGGAATTTACTCGTGATCAGGAATTCATACGCCGGGTTGAAAAACTGGTTAGATGGCATATGCAAATACTCTTTGTTACGAAGGGATTACCCTTTGCGGATATCCGAAGAATGGCTTCAGAAGTTTCCCTTGATGAAGTAGCATTGTTGGGACTATGCGATCGCTTAGGAAGAGGAAATATGACCCTTGACAAAAAGCTGGTTGAGGAAAAGAGTATAATTTCGTTTTTAGAAAAATGCCAAACCTATTTGCAGGAGAAAGGTATAGCGACTTAA